From Pontibacillus halophilus JSM 076056 = DSM 19796:
TAGCTGCTGCCAATGATGCGATTACTGCCTACGTAGAATCTAAGAGTAATCCGAACTTCCATACCTACGCAGTCGTTCCAGTTAGACAAGGAGAAATCCTATATGATGAGGTGTTCTCTCAAGGAGGAAAGGTTGAAAATGCGATTGCCAGTGGCTTGTATGCATGGGTCTATGAGGATGAGTTTCAACAGTTAGACCAATTACTTGAAGCGTTCATGGAACACAATCCCATTACAGGAGTGACGGATGAAGCTTTAAATAGGGTCATCGGTGCAGGGTATAGCACTCCCTACTATAGAACCGCTGTTCTCGACAAGTCATTAATCGATATCTCACAAGACTATATTGATCATCCAAATCGAACAAAACGTGATTGGGCTAACGCACTTCAGTCAACAGATTATAACCATAAAGATGTGACAATCTCCCTCCACCTCTATATGGCTGTTCAAGGGAACGAACCAGAACAATCAATCTTGTCTAAGCTAGAGGAAGAGATTAGAAATCACTCTAATACGATACCTCAAGGTACTTATCATATTGATATAAATGATAACTACATAAACAAAGTGACTGGAACAGGAAGTAAAGATAATACATTAAGCATCTCTTACCCAGAACCGATTATCATACTGAAAGAATAGAAACGATTATTCCATACATAACACCATGCCAATTGCGACCGTATCTTCCCCTTTACTTCTAGAAATCTACGTGATCCTAAACTGTACTACTTCAACAGAAATCGAAGAGGAGTGCCTCATGTAATGAATATAACAAGATCAATTCTACTATTAATAGCTACAATATCTTTAGGGGGATGTGGATTTCTGAATGACGAGCAGAACGTACAACAAGATACAGATAGTAAAGAAGCTGAAGCTATCCATGAGACTGATAACACCTACGTTAAGGTTCAGGACTACACAGGTAATGGCTATAATTTAAACAACTCAAATCAGAAGAATAAAGATATTGCATTAGAAAATAAACACGAGGTAGAAAAAGGGGTTAAGGATTACTTTCTATCACTATATAAATCAGAAGTTATCGTACATAACTTAGTAGCTGCTGATGACGCCGTAACTGTATTCGTAGAATCTAAAGAAGAACCTAACTATAATACGTATGCGATTGTTCCAATTGATTTAACAAACGAAACAGTCTTAACAGACGAGATTTGGACTCAAGAAGGACAAGTCGAAAATGCCATTGCTAGTGGCCTATATGCAATGATTTATAGAGAAAGATTCAGTGAACTAGACGAATTAATTCGTACGTTTGTAAAGGACAACCCTGTTGTCGGTACAACTGAAGAAGCGAAAAACAATGTTTCAGGCTCCGGGCATGAAACTGTCTATTATCGTGTTTCAGTATTCAGTGACTACGTGTTATCCCTAACGGACGAATATCTGAGCAATCCAGACTATTCAGGCGAGGATTGGAAGAATTATTTCGACGTGGAGAAGCTTAATCCTAAAGAAATAACGTTCGCCATAGAGTTGTTCATGGCCGATGAAGAAGCTTCCCCTAGTCAAGAGATCTTGGACAAGCTTGTAACGACTATTGAAGAAGCTACCAACCTCCCCCCTGGCGAATACAACATCATTCTGAATGATAATTACGTCCATGCTGCTTCGTTTTCAGGATCAAAAGGAGAGCCATTGGAGCGCGCTATACCAAATCCCATTTACAAACTAGATTCAACATTGCGCTAGTACATGCTAGACACAATTAATGAGAGAGTCACTTCCTATATATACATCTATTTATCATGGTAGCCATACATGACCGGTCCAAATGTGACCATCGTCGCACACCCTTTTTCCTTATATTGTTATAAAATAGATGTGGGGACGACCTGTGTTTATAAAGGATGGACCCTGAAAGGAAGTGCTAAATGCGATGACTGTAAGGAG
This genomic window contains:
- a CDS encoding DUF1672 family protein, whose protein sequence is MNITRSILLLIATISLGGCGFLNDEQNVQQDTDSKEAEAIHETDNTYVKVQDYTGNGYNLNNSNQKNKDIALENKHEVEKGVKDYFLSLYKSEVIVHNLVAADDAVTVFVESKEEPNYNTYAIVPIDLTNETVLTDEIWTQEGQVENAIASGLYAMIYRERFSELDELIRTFVKDNPVVGTTEEAKNNVSGSGHETVYYRVSVFSDYVLSLTDEYLSNPDYSGEDWKNYFDVEKLNPKEITFAIELFMADEEASPSQEILDKLVTTIEEATNLPPGEYNIILNDNYVHAASFSGSKGEPLERAIPNPIYKLDSTLR
- a CDS encoding DUF1672 family protein; the protein is MNIKRTILPLISIATLLLEGCGFLNENQSTTSMKQEADITKESETFISVQDYDGTGYTLRNASPAIEKLARENEKDINEAFKDYFSQEYSTEVTVHNLAAANDAITAYVESKSNPNFHTYAVVPVRQGEILYDEVFSQGGKVENAIASGLYAWVYEDEFQQLDQLLEAFMEHNPITGVTDEALNRVIGAGYSTPYYRTAVLDKSLIDISQDYIDHPNRTKRDWANALQSTDYNHKDVTISLHLYMAVQGNEPEQSILSKLEEEIRNHSNTIPQGTYHIDINDNYINKVTGTGSKDNTLSISYPEPIIILKE